The Candidatus Parvarchaeota archaeon genomic sequence TGCCAGGAAAAGTCTGGATTGCAGTGTTGTACTGCATGATAATGTCATTGTAAAACTGCCTTGCATAGGCAATCTTGGACTCGGTGCCCGAAAGCTCTTCCTGAAGCATCATGAAGTTCTCGTTTGCACGAAGCTGCGGGTAGTTTTCAGAAACAGCGAAAAGGCTTTTTAGCGCCCCGGTGAGCATGTTGTCCGCCTTTGCCTTGTCGGCAACGCTGCCTGCCCCCATCATTGCAGCTCGGGCCTTGGTGACATTCTCGAAGATTTCCTTCTCGTGCTTTGCATAGCCCTTGACAGTCTCAACAAGGTTTGGAATGAGGTCAACCCTGCGCTTGAGCTGCACATCAATTTGCGCCCAGGCATTGTCGACTTTGTTTCTAAGGCCCACAAGCCCGTTGAATGCAAGTATTGCATAAAGCACAACTAGCGCAAGAACGCCAATAACGCCCAAAAATAAAACTGTCTCAAGACCCATTAACCTCACCGTCAGAGAATATGCGAGAACTTGCTTATAAGCTTTACTAAATAGTTAGGAATATGATTTGGTTTATTAGGTATTTCAAGCCAATTCAAACAGTTGGCATGGAAAAATTAGATTTGATGACACAATTGGATGAATTTTCTTGGTTTTTAAATGGCGCAAGATGAATTTTGCCTGCGCTGCAGGCTTAACGCACGGGTGTTTTGTCCACACCTTAGCGCAATCAGGATAAAATCGGCACTTGAGGCAAGCTTGAAGGAAACTGTTTTTGGCCCCTCTCCGCCAAACGTTTTTGTCGGGCATTTTGGCTATCCGCAGGTAAATGCCGGGCCCATGATTAGGGCATTTACAGAAGGAGAGCAGGAAAATGAAGGCACAAACCAAAGCATATCCACAAAATCATCCCCATTTGGGCCATCATCCAAAGCTTGCAAATCAAACTACGAAACCTCGGATAATCCCACCGGCTTGTACGGGCTTTGCTTTGAAGAAATTATTGGAAAAATGTCCTCCCTTGTGCGCGGGCAGT encodes the following:
- a CDS encoding LemA family protein — encoded protein: MGLETVLFLGVIGVLALVVLYAILAFNGLVGLRNKVDNAWAQIDVQLKRRVDLIPNLVETVKGYAKHEKEIFENVTKARAAMMGAGSVADKAKADNMLTGALKSLFAVSENYPQLRANENFMMLQEELSGTESKIAYARQFYNDIIMQYNTAIQTFPGMIFASVFGFKVRESFKVEESEKGPVKVKF